From the Calonectris borealis chromosome 4, bCalBor7.hap1.2, whole genome shotgun sequence genome, one window contains:
- the USO1 gene encoding general vesicular transport factor p115 isoform X6, translated as MGVSRLMDLLADSREVIRNDGVLLLQQLTKSNAAIQKIVAFENAFERLLDIVTEEGNSDGGIVVEDCLLLLQNLLKNNNSNQNFFKEGSYIQRMKPWFEVGDDNCGWSAQKVTNLHLMLQLVRVLVSPTNPPGATSSCQKAMFHCGLLQQLCTILMATGVPADILTETINTVSEVIRGCQMNQDYFASVNAPSNPPRPAIVVLLMSMVNERQPFVLRCAVLYCFQCFLYKNQKGQGEIVSTLLPSTIDATGNSVSAGQLLCGGLFSTDSLSNWCAAVALAHALQENATLKEQLLRVQLATSIGNPPVSLLQQCTNILSQGDKIDRRGSKVQTRVGLLMLLCTWLSNCSIAVTHFLHNPANIPFLTGQIAENLGEEEQLVQGLCALLLGISIYYNDNSLENYRKEKLKQLIEKRIGRENFIEKLGFISKHELYSRAAQKPQPSFSSPEHMMFDHEFTKLVKELEGVISKAIYKSSEEDKKEEEVKKTLEQHDNIVTHYKKVIREQDQELEELKQRINTLTSQNEQLQVTVTQQVSQIQQHKDQYNLLKVQLGKDTQHHNSHSDTLQMNGIQMEEVSKLKEELEEWKNKHELLQGQLREKDSVIEKLKSSQLEMGTTEQSSQTSKSGGLEHNNELQKELEMLRSQIQLQSTEISKLQIENQKLQVMNTIADPVLGDSSATAANNAELEGRLEREIKELKSEVKALSEEKESLKQHLDSSSSTVAILQDEKNKLQQEVAESKKEQDDLLVLLADQDQKLSALKIKLKDLGVPVEDEDDTESGDQGDEDEDGDEEEQD; from the exons GTGTTTCCAGACTCATGGATTTACTAGCAGACTCTAGGGAGGTTATACGAAATGAT GGAGTCTTGTTGTTACAGCAATTGACAAAAAGTAACGCAGCCATACAGAAGATTGTTGCCTTCGAAAATGCCTTTGAGAGACTTTTGGATATCGTAACAGAAGAAGGAAACAGCGATGGAG GAATCGTAGTGGAAGACTGTCTCCTCCTATTACAAAACTTGTTGAAGAATAATAATTCcaatcagaatttctttaaagaagGTTCATACATTCAGCGTATGAAGCCTTGGTTTGAAGTTGGAGATGATAACTGTGGGTGGTCTGCGCAGAAAGTAACTAATCTTCATCTAATGCTGCAG CTTGTGCGGGTACTCGTGTCTCCTACAAACCCTCCTGGTGCTACCAGCAGTTGTCAGAAGGCAATGTTTCACTGTGGGTTGTTACAGCAGCTCTGCACAATCCTGATGGCAACTGGAGTTCCTGCCGATATCCTGACAGAA ACCATTAATACTGTATCAGAGGTCATTCGAGGATGCCAGATGAATCAAGACTACTTTGCCTCTGTAAATGCACCTTCTAATCCACcaag GCCTGCAATTGTAGTACTTCTGATGTCCATGGTAAACGAAAGGCAGCCTTTTGTGCTGCGTTGTGCTGTTCTCTACTGTTTCCAGTGCTTTTTgtacaaaaaccaaaaaggacaAGGAGAAATCGTTTCAACGCTTCTGCCATCTACGATTGACG CTACAGGTAACTCTGTCTCAGCTGGTCAGCTGCTCTGTGGGGGCCTCTTTTCCACGGACTCTCTCTCAAACTGGTGTGCCGCTGTGGCCCTGGCCCACGCGTTACAGGAAAACGCCACTCTGAAAGAACAGCTCCTCAGAGTTCAGCTAGCGACGAGCATCGGCAACCCGCCGGTGTCGCTGCTGCAGCAGTGCACCAACATCCTCTCGCAG GGTGATAAGATCGACAGACGG ggCAGCAAAGTACAGACCAGGGTTGGACTACTGATGTTGCTTTGCACTTGGCTAAGCAACTGCTCGATTGCTGTCACCCACTTCCTTCACAATCCAGCCAATATACCTTTT CTCACAGGGCAGATAGCTGAAAAccttggagaagaggagcagctCGTCCAAGGCCTGTGTGCACTTTTGCTTGGCATTTCCATCTACTACAATGACAATTCCCTTGAAAATTATAGGAA AGAGAAGCTGAAACAGCTGATTGAGAAGAGGATTGGCAGGGAGAACTTCATTGAGAAGCTTGGCTTCATTAGCAAACATGAACTTTATTCCAGAGCTGCTCAAAAACCACAGCCTAGTTTTTCTAGCCCAGAGCACATGATGTTTGATCATGAGTTTACCAAGCTCGTAAAGGAGTTGGAAG GTGTCATAAGTAAAGCCATTTACAAGTCCAGTGAGGAAgataaaaaggaggaggaggtcaAGAAGACATTGGAACAGCATGACAACATTGTGACTCACTACAAAAAAGTCATTAGAGAGCAG gaCCAGGAGCTTGAAGAGTTAAAACAACGAATTAACACTTTAACGTCTCAAAACGAACAGCTCCAAGTAACAGTTACGCAGCAAGTGTCGCAGATCCAACAGCATAAGGACCAATATAATCTCCTTAAAGTACAGCTAG GAAAGGACACTCAGCATCATAATTCCCATAGTGATACGCTTCAGATGAATGGCATTCAGATGGAAGAAGTGAGCAAATTGAAGGAGGAGTTGGAAGAATGGAAAAACAAGCATGAGCTGCTGCAAGGGCAGTTAAGGGAAAAGGATTCTGTGATTGAAAAATTG AAGTCTTCACAGTTGGAAATGGGAACGACAGAGCAGTCTTCACAGACCAGCAAATCTGGTGGCTTGGAGCACAACAATGAACTACAGAAG gaattagaaatgctCAGGAGTCAGATACAGCTACAGTCGACAGAAATCTCTAAGCTTCAGATTGAGAATCAAAAGCTACAAGTGATG AATACAATTGCGGATCCTGTGTTAGGAGACAGCAGTGCAACAGCAGCAAACAACGCGGAATTGGAGGGACGACTTGAGCGAGAAATAAAAGAATTGAAG AGTGAAGTCAAAGCCCTTTCCGAGGAAAAAGAATCACTAAAACAGCACCTGGATTCATCCAGTAGTACGGTTGCTATCTtgcaagatgagaaaaataaacttCAGCAAGAAGTTGCAGAATCAAAGAAAGAACAGGATGATCTTCTGGTGCTTTTGGCTGACCAGGATCAGAAACTATCTGCACTGAAGATCAAATTGAAGGATCTTGGTGTACCG GTTGAAGATGAAGATGATACTGAATCTGGAGATCAAGGGGACGAAGATGAGGATGGAGATGAAGAGGAGCAAGACTAG